One segment of Streptomyces sp. NBC_01463 DNA contains the following:
- a CDS encoding response regulator: MLVVDDNKVIRQLIRVNLELEGFEVVTAADGVECLDLVHRVRPDVITLDVVMPRLDGLQTATRLRSDPRTKHLPLAVISACTPYEVDNGVAAGVDAFLAKPFEPSELVRLVRQLMECGRPSVLDGRQGAGRAESAAG, translated from the coding sequence GTGCTTGTTGTCGACGACAACAAGGTCATCCGGCAGTTGATCAGGGTCAATCTCGAGCTTGAGGGCTTCGAGGTCGTGACCGCGGCCGATGGTGTCGAGTGTCTGGATCTGGTGCATCGGGTCCGTCCCGACGTGATCACACTCGATGTCGTCATGCCCCGGCTGGACGGGCTGCAGACGGCCACCCGGCTGCGCTCCGATCCACGGACCAAGCATCTGCCCCTGGCGGTCATCAGCGCCTGCACGCCGTACGAGGTGGACAACGGCGTGGCGGCCGGCGTCGACGCGTTCCTGGCGAAGCCCTTCGAGCCCAGCGAGCTGGTGCGGCTCGTCCGGCAGTTGATGGAGTGCGGGCGGCCGTCGGTGCTCGACGGGCGGCAGGGGGCCGGGCGGGCGGAGAGTGCCGCCGGCTGA
- a CDS encoding HNH endonuclease yields MKMESGGQTPYTGAEEAEGGRVMEAPAGVQWVLQPRGTARVRGPQHFRHSVREGVRLAQYEHVLGADAQALRNLFPTGVARLWGSTPPVREKSEKVTALEGRRAGDEVLFYAAKKFVAKARILGLFHNQPLAKAVWGVDDKEKTWEHIMALGDIVELDVPAEPILRGLDVPVPLRSLTLVGAEGRRRFLGMVDASAPSGGGFPRPGIAFPRQGAKLGRDDVFRALSGLRTHMRGHRPSRHKPITLLWAIGRLAAERDRMVGWETFRDEVGPLLKDFGLPDSNVTPEYPFCRLRSSGLWDVEGIEGPDATPSQLTAVRAAAGFNSDAAKVLRRSLARADAIGLLCSTYLGDVDREELLERVGLAGYATASGKLPDSGGGNDPVPRRSVTSSRPDRDQQLVEDIKVMYGHECQVCGARVETRYSHYSEAAHIRGIGGPHNGPDELSNLLCLCPNHHVEFDRLAIYIDEDWAVRRNSTGDFAYQLKRQADHEIKPEHLRYHRGLCGRI; encoded by the coding sequence ATGAAGATGGAGAGCGGGGGGCAGACCCCCTACACGGGGGCTGAAGAGGCAGAGGGCGGGCGCGTCATGGAGGCTCCGGCAGGGGTTCAGTGGGTGCTCCAGCCGAGGGGCACGGCGCGCGTCCGGGGGCCGCAGCACTTCAGGCACTCCGTGCGCGAGGGCGTCCGCCTCGCACAGTACGAGCACGTTCTCGGCGCGGATGCCCAAGCGTTGCGGAATCTCTTCCCGACGGGTGTGGCACGGCTCTGGGGATCGACGCCCCCCGTGCGTGAAAAGTCCGAGAAAGTGACCGCGCTGGAGGGACGCCGGGCCGGCGACGAGGTGCTCTTCTACGCAGCCAAGAAATTCGTCGCCAAAGCGAGGATCCTCGGACTCTTCCACAACCAGCCGCTCGCCAAGGCCGTCTGGGGTGTGGACGACAAGGAGAAGACTTGGGAACACATCATGGCTCTGGGCGACATCGTGGAGCTCGATGTGCCGGCGGAACCCATTCTCAGAGGGCTTGACGTGCCCGTGCCGTTGCGCTCGCTGACGCTGGTGGGTGCTGAAGGACGGCGACGATTCCTGGGCATGGTCGACGCCTCGGCCCCCTCAGGAGGCGGCTTCCCGAGGCCTGGCATCGCCTTTCCGCGTCAAGGGGCGAAGCTGGGAAGGGATGACGTTTTCCGGGCGCTCTCCGGCTTGAGGACCCACATGAGGGGGCACCGCCCCTCGCGTCACAAACCCATCACCCTCCTGTGGGCCATCGGCCGTCTGGCTGCGGAACGGGACCGCATGGTGGGGTGGGAGACCTTCAGGGATGAGGTCGGACCCCTGCTGAAGGACTTCGGTCTCCCGGATTCAAACGTCACGCCCGAGTACCCCTTCTGCCGCCTGCGCAGCAGCGGCCTGTGGGACGTCGAGGGGATCGAGGGCCCGGACGCCACGCCGTCCCAGCTGACAGCGGTGCGCGCGGCCGCTGGATTCAACAGCGACGCGGCAAAGGTGCTTCGCCGCTCACTGGCCCGTGCCGACGCCATCGGCCTACTCTGTTCCACGTATCTCGGCGACGTCGACCGCGAGGAACTCCTGGAACGGGTGGGCCTTGCCGGGTATGCGACGGCCAGTGGGAAGCTCCCCGACAGCGGGGGCGGTAATGACCCAGTGCCCCGCCGTTCGGTCACCTCGTCACGACCCGACCGGGATCAGCAGCTCGTCGAAGACATCAAGGTGATGTACGGGCACGAATGCCAGGTGTGCGGGGCTCGCGTGGAGACGAGGTATAGCCACTACAGCGAGGCTGCGCACATCAGAGGCATCGGTGGGCCCCATAACGGTCCCGACGAGCTGTCCAACTTGTTGTGCCTCTGCCCCAACCACCACGTCGAATTCGACAGGCTCGCCATCTACATCGACGAGGACTGGGCGGTGAGACGGAACTCGACCGGTGACTTCGCCTACCAGCTCAAGAGGCAGGCCGACCATGAGATCAAGCCGGAACACCTCCGCTACCACCGCGGACTGTGCGGTCGGATCTGA
- a CDS encoding serine hydroxymethyltransferase: MAAADPELAALVAAEEQLQADTLRLIPSENYVSAAVLQASGTVLQNKYSEGYPGKRYYEGQQIIDQVETLTVERAKALFGMEHANVQPYSGSPANLAVYLAFLKPGDTVLGMSLPMGGHLTHGWGVSATGTWFNGVQYGVRRDTGRVDLDEVRDLALAERPKLIFCGGTAVPREIDFAGFAEIAREVGAVLVADIAHIAGLIAGGAHPSPAPHVDVVSTTTHKTLRGPRGAMLLSRAEHARALDRAVFPGLQGGPHNQTTAAIGVALNEAATPEFRGYAHDVVTNARTLGEELAARGFDLVSGGTDNHLLLIDLTGKDVPGKTAAKALDRAGIVVNYNTVPYDPRKPFDPSGIRIGTPALTSRGIPASEMAAVAGWIDRVVGAARTGDEAVVTAVRAEVKDLMDGYPAPGLPVA, from the coding sequence CTGGCGGCCGCCGATCCGGAACTCGCCGCGCTGGTGGCCGCCGAGGAGCAGCTCCAGGCCGACACCCTCCGCCTGATCCCCAGCGAGAACTACGTCTCCGCCGCCGTGCTCCAGGCATCCGGCACCGTCCTCCAGAACAAGTACTCCGAGGGCTACCCGGGCAAGCGGTACTACGAGGGCCAGCAGATCATCGACCAGGTCGAGACGCTCACCGTCGAACGGGCCAAGGCGCTCTTCGGCATGGAGCACGCCAATGTGCAGCCCTACTCGGGCTCCCCGGCCAACCTCGCCGTCTACCTGGCCTTCCTCAAGCCCGGCGACACCGTGCTGGGCATGTCGCTCCCCATGGGCGGCCACCTCACCCACGGGTGGGGTGTCTCCGCCACCGGGACCTGGTTCAACGGGGTCCAGTACGGGGTGCGGCGCGACACCGGACGCGTCGACCTGGACGAGGTGCGGGACCTGGCCCTCGCCGAGCGGCCCAAGCTGATCTTCTGCGGCGGCACGGCCGTCCCCCGCGAGATCGACTTCGCGGGGTTCGCCGAGATCGCCCGCGAGGTGGGCGCGGTCCTCGTCGCGGACATCGCCCACATCGCGGGCCTGATCGCCGGCGGCGCCCACCCCTCGCCCGCCCCGCACGTGGACGTCGTCTCCACCACCACCCACAAGACACTCCGCGGCCCGCGCGGCGCGATGCTGCTCAGCCGGGCCGAACACGCCCGCGCCCTCGACCGCGCCGTCTTCCCCGGCCTCCAGGGCGGCCCGCACAACCAGACCACCGCGGCCATCGGCGTGGCGCTGAACGAAGCCGCCACACCGGAGTTCCGCGGCTACGCACACGACGTGGTGACCAACGCCCGCACCCTGGGCGAGGAGCTGGCGGCCCGCGGCTTCGACCTCGTCTCCGGCGGCACCGACAACCACCTGCTGCTCATCGACCTCACCGGCAAGGACGTCCCCGGCAAGACGGCGGCCAAGGCGCTGGACCGGGCCGGCATCGTCGTGAACTACAACACCGTTCCGTACGACCCCCGCAAGCCGTTCGACCCCTCGGGCATCCGGATCGGGACCCCCGCCCTGACGTCACGGGGCATCCCCGCATCGGAGATGGCCGCGGTCGCGGGGTGGATCGACCGCGTGGTCGGGGCGGCCCGCACCGGCGACGAAGCCGTGGTGACCGCGGTCCGCGCCGAGGTGAAGGACCTGATGGACGGCTATCCGGCACCGGGGCTGCCGGTCGCCTGA
- a CDS encoding S53 family peptidase yields the protein MAVTLPLLAGALALGIPNASADSAPGGRDALQGTKPAWATATADQGATADSGKVAVRVHLAGRDAKGLAAYAAAVSDPRSPSYGKYLSAAQAQERFGATQEQVARVSQWLKSSGLTVTGSSLHYVSATGDVAAAEKAFGTQLRNYRKGGRTFRAPAGTASVPAALSDAVLAVSGLDNAPHKSSHDEVLPPPDAVFRNAGPFSSYFGSKTASTLPSAYGSKVPYAVKGYTGKQLRAAYGAGGYTGKGVTVAITDAYASPTIAKDAAEYAGRNGDAPYRRGQLSQVLPDDYTKTEECGASGWYGEETLDVEAVHAVAPAADIVYVGGASCYDNDLLDSLNKVVDSRLADIVSNSWGDIEANQTPDLALAYDQVFKMGAVEGIGFYFSSGDDGDNVASTGTKQIDVPSNSAWVTSVGGTSLAVGKHDTYQWETGWGTTNALLSEDGRSWTDFPGAYTSGAGGGTSSTVKQPFYQRGIVPDSLAKANGKTRMRTAPDIAAVADPNTGFLVGQTQTLPDGSLGYDEYRIGGTSLAAPVIAGVQALAQQAQRGRPIGFANPAIYARYRSGAYHDVTDHPLGSRRDLAVARVDFVNGFDAADGLRTSVRSLGKDASLSAVRGYDDVTGVGTPASGYVSSYRRR from the coding sequence ATGGCAGTGACACTGCCACTGCTCGCCGGTGCGCTCGCCCTCGGGATACCCAACGCCAGCGCGGACTCCGCGCCGGGCGGCCGGGACGCGCTGCAGGGCACCAAGCCGGCCTGGGCGACCGCCACGGCCGACCAGGGGGCCACGGCCGACAGCGGAAAGGTCGCGGTCCGGGTCCATCTGGCCGGGCGTGACGCGAAGGGGCTGGCCGCGTATGCCGCCGCCGTTTCCGACCCGCGGTCGCCGTCGTACGGGAAGTATCTGAGCGCCGCGCAGGCACAGGAGCGGTTCGGGGCCACGCAGGAGCAGGTCGCCCGGGTGAGCCAGTGGCTGAAGTCCAGTGGACTGACGGTCACCGGCAGCAGCCTGCACTACGTCTCCGCCACCGGTGACGTGGCCGCCGCCGAGAAGGCGTTCGGCACCCAGCTGCGCAACTACCGCAAGGGCGGCCGGACCTTCCGGGCCCCGGCCGGCACCGCCTCCGTGCCCGCCGCGCTGAGCGATGCCGTGCTCGCCGTCTCCGGTCTGGACAACGCACCGCACAAGTCGAGCCATGACGAGGTGCTGCCGCCGCCGGACGCCGTGTTCCGCAACGCGGGGCCGTTCTCCTCGTACTTCGGGTCGAAGACCGCCTCCACCCTGCCGAGCGCGTACGGGTCCAAGGTGCCGTACGCGGTCAAGGGGTACACCGGAAAGCAGCTGCGTGCCGCGTACGGGGCCGGAGGCTACACCGGCAAGGGGGTGACCGTCGCGATCACCGACGCGTACGCCTCCCCCACCATCGCGAAGGACGCCGCCGAGTACGCCGGGCGCAACGGCGACGCACCGTACCGGCGCGGGCAGCTCAGCCAGGTGCTGCCGGACGACTACACGAAGACCGAGGAGTGCGGGGCCTCCGGCTGGTACGGCGAGGAGACGCTCGACGTCGAGGCCGTGCACGCGGTCGCGCCCGCTGCCGACATCGTCTACGTGGGCGGCGCGTCCTGCTACGACAACGACCTGCTGGACTCGCTGAACAAGGTCGTCGACTCCCGCCTCGCGGACATCGTCTCCAACTCCTGGGGCGACATCGAGGCCAACCAGACCCCTGACCTGGCGCTCGCCTACGACCAGGTGTTCAAGATGGGTGCGGTCGAGGGAATCGGCTTCTACTTCTCCTCGGGCGACGACGGCGACAATGTCGCGTCCACCGGCACCAAGCAGATCGACGTCCCGTCCAACTCCGCGTGGGTGACCTCGGTCGGCGGCACGTCACTGGCCGTCGGCAAGCACGACACCTACCAGTGGGAGACCGGCTGGGGAACGACGAACGCGCTCCTGTCGGAGGACGGCCGGAGCTGGACCGACTTCCCCGGGGCGTACACCTCGGGCGCGGGCGGCGGCACCAGTTCCACCGTGAAGCAGCCGTTCTACCAGCGCGGCATCGTGCCGGACTCGCTGGCGAAGGCGAACGGGAAGACCCGGATGCGCACCGCTCCGGACATCGCGGCCGTCGCGGACCCCAACACCGGCTTCCTGGTGGGCCAGACGCAGACGCTGCCCGACGGTTCGCTGGGCTACGACGAGTACCGCATCGGCGGCACGTCCCTGGCGGCCCCGGTCATCGCCGGTGTCCAGGCCCTGGCACAGCAGGCGCAGCGCGGCCGGCCGATCGGCTTCGCCAACCCGGCGATCTACGCCCGCTACCGCTCCGGGGCGTACCACGACGTGACGGACCACCCGCTGGGGTCCCGGCGTGACCTGGCCGTCGCCCGGGTGGACTTCGTCAACGGGTTCGACGCGGCCGACGGCCTGCGGACCTCGGTGCGGAGCCTGGGCAAGGACGCCTCGCTGTCGGCGGTGCGTGGGTACGACGACGTGACGGGTGTCGGCACGCCGGCGTCCGGCTACGTGAGCTCCTACCGCCGGCGCTGA
- a CDS encoding TetR/AcrR family transcriptional regulator C-terminal domain-containing protein: MPLQRSEVVDAALTLLDDIGLDALSTRRLATELGVRPGALYWHVKNKQDLLDALAEKILGELSPPADGGDWRETVRAMAVNLRQVLLAHRDAARLVAGSAWLGPNRLGFADGLMGVLRGTGAPIAAVAYGCDTVLSYVTGFALQEQGESDTPTGEESVRRKPARGESAGQEPAPSEPASPAGVATVASGPASQAPDFGPFPHLGAWVAEWNSGVRQDTFTAGLEILIGGLDRYLTARTGH; this comes from the coding sequence ATGCCCCTGCAGCGGTCGGAAGTGGTGGACGCGGCGCTGACACTGCTCGATGACATCGGGCTCGACGCCCTGTCCACCCGCAGGCTCGCCACGGAACTCGGCGTGAGGCCCGGAGCCCTGTACTGGCACGTCAAGAACAAGCAGGACCTGCTGGACGCCCTCGCGGAGAAGATCCTCGGCGAACTCTCACCACCGGCCGACGGGGGCGACTGGCGGGAGACGGTCCGCGCCATGGCCGTGAACCTGCGTCAGGTGCTGCTCGCCCACCGGGACGCCGCCCGGCTCGTGGCCGGGTCCGCCTGGCTCGGCCCGAACCGGCTCGGCTTCGCCGACGGACTGATGGGCGTACTGCGCGGAACGGGCGCGCCCATCGCGGCGGTCGCCTACGGCTGCGACACGGTGCTGAGCTATGTGACGGGCTTCGCACTCCAGGAACAGGGCGAGTCGGACACCCCCACCGGTGAGGAATCCGTCCGCCGGAAACCGGCCCGCGGCGAGTCCGCCGGTCAGGAACCCGCCCCCTCGGAGCCCGCTTCCCCCGCCGGTGTCGCCACCGTCGCGTCCGGACCCGCTTCGCAGGCGCCCGACTTCGGACCGTTCCCGCACCTGGGCGCCTGGGTGGCGGAGTGGAACTCCGGTGTGCGGCAGGACACCTTCACCGCCGGTCTGGAGATCCTGATCGGCGGGCTGGACCGCTACCTCACCGCACGGACCGGCCACTGA
- a CDS encoding MFS transporter, whose amino-acid sequence MAADGVVGAVRAVPEAARSGPGRRVIWALVGVLLTSFLSALDQTIVSVSAFPIATALDPADGVRLMPWLITAYMLGSTATQPLYGKISDLYGAKKVFLVAAGIFLAASALCGLAGSVGQLIAFRAVQGIGAGGLYSVSLILLARAVPARDRAKFQGVAGLVIALATVGGPLAGGFLTGDHALFGIHTSWRWVFYVNLPIGLVGIAMVATLLKLPPATGRGGHRIDFAGALLVVAATCSLLLMTTWGGVTYAWSDPAVLGLAAAGAILLGLFARWQTRAAEPLMPPPIFRERTVAVAAPMLFVTGFALMGAITYAALYLQLVKGMTPTATGLRLMPMIVGILVASIGSGIVISARDGRYKIFPVIGTAVAAGGLGVLGTLRADSSYGVLATGLLLLGLGLGLLMQVLVQAVQNAVPDRDLGAATTTATFFRTMGQSFGAAVFGAVLTNQFAARVAESRAPGLAGRDITPETLAGLPEPARAAGLDAFTAALGVVFVSAAAIMLVAFLVSFLLKEMRLREIDDIDAVASEIGDRGLSDGAAAGADDGGAQGSGAAGVRDEGTEGRDAPAAVGSGGRGADTAR is encoded by the coding sequence ATGGCAGCCGACGGTGTGGTGGGGGCGGTACGGGCAGTGCCCGAAGCGGCGCGGAGCGGGCCCGGCCGCCGGGTGATCTGGGCGCTGGTCGGAGTGCTGCTGACTTCCTTCCTCAGCGCGCTCGACCAGACGATCGTGTCCGTCTCGGCCTTCCCGATCGCCACGGCCCTCGACCCGGCCGACGGGGTCCGGCTCATGCCCTGGCTGATCACCGCCTACATGCTGGGCTCGACCGCCACCCAGCCGCTCTACGGCAAGATCTCCGACCTGTACGGGGCGAAGAAGGTGTTCCTCGTCGCCGCCGGGATCTTCCTCGCCGCGTCCGCGCTGTGCGGCCTCGCCGGTTCGGTGGGGCAGCTCATCGCGTTCCGGGCGGTCCAGGGCATCGGGGCCGGCGGTCTCTACAGCGTCTCGCTGATCCTCCTGGCCCGGGCCGTACCGGCCCGCGACCGGGCGAAGTTCCAGGGCGTCGCCGGTCTGGTGATCGCGCTGGCGACCGTCGGCGGGCCGCTCGCCGGCGGATTCCTCACCGGCGACCACGCGCTGTTCGGCATCCACACCTCCTGGCGCTGGGTCTTCTACGTCAACCTGCCGATCGGGCTCGTCGGCATCGCCATGGTCGCGACCCTGCTGAAGCTGCCACCGGCCACCGGGCGGGGCGGCCACCGGATCGACTTCGCCGGTGCGCTGCTCGTCGTCGCCGCCACCTGCTCGCTGCTCCTGATGACCACCTGGGGCGGCGTGACGTACGCCTGGTCCGACCCGGCCGTCCTCGGTCTCGCCGCTGCCGGTGCGATCCTGCTCGGCCTGTTCGCCCGGTGGCAGACGAGGGCGGCCGAACCCCTGATGCCCCCGCCGATCTTCCGCGAGCGCACCGTGGCCGTGGCCGCCCCGATGCTCTTCGTCACCGGCTTCGCCCTGATGGGCGCGATCACCTACGCCGCGCTCTACCTCCAACTGGTCAAGGGCATGACCCCCACCGCGACCGGCCTCCGGCTCATGCCGATGATCGTCGGCATTCTGGTCGCCTCCATCGGCTCGGGCATCGTCATCTCCGCCCGCGACGGCCGGTACAAGATCTTCCCGGTGATCGGTACGGCGGTCGCCGCCGGCGGGCTCGGCGTGCTGGGCACGCTGCGTGCGGACAGCTCGTACGGGGTGCTCGCGACCGGACTGCTGCTGCTCGGCCTCGGTCTCGGCCTGCTGATGCAGGTGCTCGTCCAGGCGGTCCAGAACGCGGTGCCCGATCGCGATCTCGGTGCGGCCACGACCACCGCGACGTTCTTCCGGACGATGGGCCAGTCCTTCGGGGCAGCGGTCTTCGGGGCCGTGCTCACCAATCAGTTCGCCGCCCGTGTGGCCGAGAGCAGGGCGCCCGGACTGGCCGGCAGGGACATCACCCCCGAGACGCTGGCCGGCCTGCCGGAGCCCGCACGCGCGGCGGGGCTCGACGCCTTCACCGCCGCCCTCGGCGTGGTCTTCGTCAGCGCTGCGGCGATCATGCTGGTGGCCTTCCTCGTCTCCTTCCTCCTCAAGGAGATGAGACTGCGGGAGATCGACGACATCGACGCCGTCGCCAGTGAGATCGGCGACCGGGGGCTGTCGGACGGTGCCGCGGCGGGAGCCGATGATGGTGGGGCGCAGGGCTCGGGAGCAGCTGGGGTCCGTGATGAAGGAACGGAGGGGCGCGATGCCCCTGCAGCGGTCGGAAGTGGTGGACGCGGCGCTGACACTGCTCGATGA
- a CDS encoding Ku protein — protein sequence MRSIWNGAISFGLVSIPIKLVNATENHSISFRQIHVADGGRVRYRKVCELDGEEVTAADIGKAYEDADGSMIPITDEDLGSLPLPTAKTIEIVAFVPADSIDPLQMDAAYYLSANGVPAAKPYTLLREALKRSQKVALAKYALRGRERLGMLRVVDDVIAMHGLLWPDEIRAPEGVAPESDVTVRDAELDLADALMDTLGEVDMDSLHDDYREAVEELIAAKASGETLEPAAADESGGKVIDLIAALEGSVRAAKEARGEESGARGKGADDDETPVAKVTSLSDRASSGGKASAGKASTSKASGGTRRTPTGKSVSRASAGSGSGSGKSSGAKKSTAGARKPAAKKSASSGGTGAKKTAAKGAASKKTAAKKQTAAQHTPRKRASA from the coding sequence GTGAGGTCCATATGGAACGGCGCCATCTCCTTCGGGCTGGTCAGCATCCCGATCAAGCTGGTCAACGCCACCGAGAACCACTCGATCTCCTTCCGCCAGATCCACGTCGCCGACGGTGGCCGGGTCCGCTACCGGAAGGTGTGCGAGCTGGACGGCGAGGAGGTGACCGCCGCCGACATCGGCAAGGCGTACGAGGACGCCGACGGCTCGATGATCCCGATCACCGACGAGGACCTCGGCTCGCTGCCGCTGCCCACCGCCAAGACGATCGAGATCGTCGCCTTCGTGCCCGCCGACTCCATCGACCCGCTCCAGATGGACGCGGCGTACTACCTCTCCGCCAACGGGGTACCGGCCGCCAAGCCGTACACCCTGCTGCGCGAGGCGCTGAAGCGGAGCCAGAAGGTCGCCCTCGCCAAGTACGCGCTGCGCGGCCGTGAACGGCTGGGCATGCTGCGGGTCGTCGACGACGTGATCGCGATGCACGGTCTGCTCTGGCCGGACGAGATCCGGGCTCCGGAAGGCGTCGCCCCGGAGAGTGACGTGACGGTCCGCGACGCCGAGCTCGACCTCGCGGACGCCCTGATGGACACGCTCGGCGAGGTCGACATGGACTCGCTGCACGACGACTACCGCGAGGCGGTCGAGGAACTCATCGCCGCCAAGGCCTCCGGCGAGACCCTGGAGCCGGCCGCGGCCGACGAGTCCGGCGGAAAGGTCATCGACCTCATCGCCGCGCTGGAGGGCAGCGTGCGGGCGGCCAAGGAGGCCCGCGGGGAGGAGTCCGGGGCGCGGGGGAAGGGGGCGGACGACGACGAGACCCCGGTCGCGAAGGTCACCTCGCTCTCGGACCGCGCGTCCTCGGGCGGCAAGGCGTCGGCCGGCAAGGCATCGACCTCCAAGGCCTCGGGCGGTACGCGCAGGACCCCGACGGGCAAGTCGGTGTCGCGCGCGTCGGCCGGTTCCGGCTCCGGTTCCGGCAAGTCCTCCGGGGCGAAGAAGTCCACGGCGGGGGCGCGGAAGCCGGCGGCCAAGAAGAGCGCGTCGAGCGGCGGGACCGGTGCGAAGAAGACCGCCGCCAAGGGGGCCGCCTCCAAGAAGACGGCGGCCAAGAAGCAGACGGCCGCGCAGCACACCCCGCGCAAGCGCGCCTCGGCCTGA
- the ligD gene encoding non-homologous end-joining DNA ligase, producing MTPITVVEGRRLSLSNLDKVLYPATGTTKGEVLHYYAATAAAPLLAHLRDRPLSFLRYPDGPDGQLFFTKNPPPGTPSWVHTAPVPHHDNEQARQVVVQDLASLMWAANLVVEFHTPQWRAGAPGLADRLVFDLDPGAPATVVECCRVALWLRERLAADGLEAYGKTSGSKGLHLLVPLEPTASERVSAYAKTLAVEAEGELPDLVVHRMRRALRPGKVFVDFSQNAAAKTTATPYTLRARTEPSVSAPVTWAEIETCRGPAELTFLAGDMAERLERYGDLLAPLTEPERGRPVPDTP from the coding sequence ATGACGCCGATCACAGTGGTGGAGGGGCGGCGGCTGTCGCTCAGCAACCTGGACAAGGTGCTGTATCCGGCCACCGGCACCACCAAGGGCGAGGTGCTGCACTATTACGCGGCCACGGCGGCCGCGCCTCTGCTGGCGCACCTGCGGGACCGGCCGCTGTCCTTCCTGCGCTATCCGGACGGGCCTGACGGGCAGCTGTTCTTCACCAAGAACCCGCCGCCCGGTACGCCGTCCTGGGTACACACCGCCCCGGTGCCGCATCACGACAACGAACAGGCGCGACAGGTCGTCGTCCAGGACCTCGCCTCACTGATGTGGGCGGCCAATCTGGTGGTGGAGTTCCATACCCCGCAGTGGCGGGCCGGGGCGCCCGGGCTGGCCGACCGGCTGGTGTTCGACCTGGACCCCGGGGCGCCCGCGACGGTCGTGGAGTGCTGCCGGGTCGCGCTCTGGCTGCGCGAGCGGCTGGCGGCCGACGGGCTGGAGGCGTACGGCAAGACCTCCGGGTCGAAGGGGCTGCATCTGCTCGTCCCGCTGGAGCCCACCGCGTCCGAGCGGGTGTCGGCGTACGCGAAGACGCTCGCCGTCGAGGCGGAGGGCGAGCTTCCGGATCTTGTGGTGCACCGGATGAGACGGGCGCTGCGGCCCGGCAAGGTGTTCGTCGATTTCAGCCAGAACGCCGCCGCGAAGACGACCGCCACCCCCTACACCCTGCGCGCGCGGACCGAGCCGTCCGTCTCCGCGCCGGTCACCTGGGCGGAGATCGAGACATGCCGCGGGCCAGCGGAGCTGACCTTCCTGGCGGGCGACATGGCGGAACGGCTGGAGCGGTACGGCGACCTGCTGGCACCGCTCACCGAGCCGGAGCGGGGACGGCCGGTTCCGGACACACCGTAG